The Emcibacter nanhaiensis genome has a window encoding:
- a CDS encoding protein-disulfide reductase DsbD domain-containing protein, with protein sequence MTRLIAVVLSIVVVTLAGAVTAGAAEDSSDWVANQYTSSRLFVGSYDAGRQVIHMGWHVKLRDGWKTYWRTPGEAGMPPAWQWNNVGPLKEIKVLWPAPERITAFGYESNIYHDEIILPIDVFLTGGGGPVKLSLAVNYMICKDVCIPLEASYSLDIRDPSTLDVPPYTAAMLQKYRALVPLDADPEFLVVRNTGEGSLEVSLQNPRKSSGKNPYRDLFIEGPDGYYFSSPIRETNGNGILFTIPYTRDRMQDSLDGREITLTLVPHSGQALEVRARVAGK encoded by the coding sequence ATGACAAGATTGATCGCTGTTGTCCTGAGTATTGTTGTTGTAACTCTGGCAGGTGCTGTGACTGCCGGGGCGGCAGAGGATTCTTCCGACTGGGTTGCAAACCAGTACACAAGTTCACGGCTGTTTGTCGGCAGCTATGATGCCGGCCGGCAGGTCATACATATGGGCTGGCACGTCAAGCTCCGGGACGGCTGGAAAACCTATTGGCGTACGCCGGGCGAGGCCGGCATGCCGCCGGCATGGCAGTGGAACAACGTGGGGCCGTTAAAAGAGATCAAAGTCCTGTGGCCGGCGCCGGAACGGATAACCGCCTTTGGTTATGAGTCCAACATTTATCATGACGAAATAATCCTGCCCATCGATGTATTTCTCACTGGCGGTGGCGGACCGGTGAAATTATCTCTTGCCGTGAATTACATGATCTGCAAGGACGTCTGTATCCCGCTGGAGGCAAGTTACAGCCTGGACATCCGCGATCCCTCGACGCTGGACGTACCCCCTTATACGGCGGCAATGCTGCAGAAATACCGGGCTCTTGTTCCCCTTGATGCCGATCCGGAGTTTCTGGTTGTTCGCAACACTGGTGAAGGTTCTCTGGAGGTAAGCCTGCAAAATCCCCGGAAAAGTTCCGGGAAAAACCCTTATCGGGATTTGTTCATTGAAGGACCGGATGGCTACTATTTTTCAAGCCCGATTCGGGAGACGAACGGGAACGGCATCCTGTTCACGATTCCCTATACCCGCGACCGCATGCAAGACAGTCTTGATGGCCGGGAAATTACCCTGACATTGGTTCCCCACTCTGGTCAGGCCCTGGAGGTTCGTGCTAGGGTAGCCGGCAAATAA
- a CDS encoding sodium/proline symporter — MSRETTILVTLVVYKLVLILIGFWAKGRTHDNADFFIGNRSLGPLVASISYAASSASAWSILSLSAAAFTFGISTLWMLFGLLLGHGTSWLWVAPRLQKIAHDRELVTLTDFLALDGGDGTRRNIRLFAAAIVTFCFVFYVATQFMGAGKAFASSFDVSMSSSIVIGGGIVLIYTLLGGFWAVALTDTLQGLLMLLAAILLPAAALYEVGGPVGLWDGLQAISTPEQLSMSGQNAGLTAIGFIIGTMAMGVGAFGQPHLLTRFMSLRDEKSVKTAQKYAIFWFIVVLGNMVLLGLCGRVLVAEPLADPEKLFFVLSDNLLPTFLGAILLAAILSAIMSTADSQLLVSASAVAHDIMGEPNKGESHLWVSRLVITILCVSSVLVAIYLPSDIFSRVIFAWTALGAAFGPVVVLRLAGVRLEPRSILPAMVLGTGATIYFYLQPDSVGDILERLVPFLMSFILLVIFRVKNPEREKS, encoded by the coding sequence ATGTCCAGAGAGACAACGATTCTGGTCACACTTGTGGTCTATAAGCTGGTCCTGATCCTGATCGGTTTCTGGGCAAAGGGACGAACCCACGACAACGCGGATTTTTTTATCGGCAACCGCAGCCTCGGCCCCCTGGTGGCCTCCATCAGTTATGCGGCAAGTTCCGCCTCCGCCTGGTCGATTCTCAGCCTGAGCGCCGCAGCCTTTACCTTCGGTATCTCCACCCTGTGGATGCTGTTCGGCCTGTTGCTTGGGCATGGCACGTCCTGGCTGTGGGTGGCGCCCCGGCTGCAGAAGATCGCCCACGATCGCGAACTGGTGACGCTGACTGATTTCCTGGCCCTGGACGGCGGGGACGGGACACGCCGGAATATTCGCCTGTTTGCAGCCGCGATTGTCACCTTCTGTTTCGTCTTTTACGTGGCGACCCAGTTTATGGGGGCGGGCAAGGCGTTTGCCAGCAGTTTCGATGTGTCGATGTCCTCCAGCATTGTCATCGGCGGCGGCATTGTCCTGATCTATACCCTGCTCGGCGGTTTCTGGGCGGTTGCGCTGACGGATACCCTGCAGGGCCTGTTGATGCTTCTGGCGGCGATCCTGCTGCCTGCTGCAGCCCTGTATGAGGTTGGCGGCCCGGTCGGGCTGTGGGACGGATTGCAGGCCATATCCACGCCGGAGCAGTTGTCCATGAGTGGCCAGAATGCCGGCCTCACCGCCATCGGTTTTATCATCGGCACCATGGCCATGGGCGTCGGCGCCTTCGGCCAGCCGCACCTCCTGACCCGCTTCATGTCCCTGAGAGACGAAAAGTCCGTCAAGACCGCCCAGAAATACGCCATTTTCTGGTTTATTGTTGTGTTGGGCAACATGGTGCTCCTGGGATTGTGCGGCCGGGTGCTGGTTGCCGAACCGCTTGCCGACCCGGAAAAACTTTTTTTCGTGCTGTCCGACAACCTGCTGCCGACGTTCCTGGGGGCCATACTTCTGGCGGCGATCCTGAGTGCGATCATGTCGACCGCCGACAGCCAGTTGCTGGTCAGCGCCTCCGCCGTCGCCCATGACATCATGGGGGAGCCGAACAAGGGCGAAAGTCACCTCTGGGTGTCGCGGCTGGTGATCACCATTTTATGCGTATCGTCAGTTCTGGTCGCCATCTATCTGCCGTCTGATATTTTCTCCCGCGTGATCTTCGCCTGGACGGCGCTTGGTGCGGCGTTCGGCCCGGTAGTGGTCTTGCGGCTGGCGGGTGTCAGGCTTGAGCCGCGCAGCATCCTGCCGGCCATGGTACTGGGTACCGGGGCCACCATATATTTTTACCTGCAACCGGATTCTGTCGGTGATATACTTGAAAGGCTTGTACCATTTCTTATGTCTTTCATACTTCTTGTCATATTCAGGGTAAAAAATCCAGAAAGGGAAAAATCATGA
- a CDS encoding peroxiredoxin: protein MTISAGDTMPEGTLVEMTADGPTPRTTADLFGGRKVVLFSVPGAFTPTCSAKHLPGFVQHAGELKAKGVDEIVCMAVNDAFVMGAWGKDQGADGKVTMLADGNADYTKALGLEMDGTGFGMGIRGKRFAMIIDDGVVKELNIEGPGEFRVSSAEHVLTQL, encoded by the coding sequence ATGACAATTTCAGCCGGCGATACAATGCCCGAAGGTACTCTTGTAGAAATGACCGCGGATGGGCCGACGCCCCGCACCACTGCCGACTTGTTCGGCGGACGCAAGGTGGTGCTGTTTTCAGTGCCGGGCGCCTTCACCCCGACCTGTTCCGCCAAGCACCTGCCGGGTTTTGTCCAGCATGCTGGCGAACTGAAAGCCAAGGGCGTGGACGAAATCGTCTGCATGGCGGTCAATGACGCCTTTGTCATGGGCGCTTGGGGCAAGGACCAGGGCGCGGACGGCAAAGTGACGATGCTGGCGGACGGCAATGCGGACTATACCAAGGCGCTTGGCCTGGAAATGGACGGCACCGGGTTCGGCATGGGTATTCGCGGCAAGCGCTTTGCCATGATTATCGATGACGGGGTCGTTAAGGAACTGAATATCGAGGGGCCGGGGGAATTCCGGGTCTCCAGCGCGGAACATGTACTGACTCAGCTGTAA
- a CDS encoding SPFH domain-containing protein — protein MLGFSTFGIALIVIAVFLIFSGVKTVPQGYEWTVQRFGRYTKTLVPGLHLIIPIVDRIGSRVSMQEQVLDVPSQEVITKDNAMVRADGVVFFQVLDAAKATYEVHDMVLAILNLTMTNLRTVMGSLDLDELLSQRDQINTRLLTVVDEATTPWGIKITRIEIKDIEPPRDIIDAMARQMKAEREKRANILEAEGVRQSEILRAEGEKQSAILEAEGRREAAFRDAEAREREAEAEAKATQMVSDAIAKGDPQAINYFVAQKYVETLSDFARSPNEKLVFMPLEASGVIGALGGMTEMLSGLKDGPKPAGGRGRVPNAG, from the coding sequence ATGTTGGGTTTCAGCACCTTTGGCATTGCGCTGATTGTCATTGCGGTTTTTCTCATATTTTCCGGCGTAAAAACCGTTCCTCAAGGCTATGAATGGACGGTGCAGCGTTTCGGCCGCTATACCAAGACCCTTGTACCGGGATTGCATCTGATCATTCCCATCGTCGACCGGATCGGCTCCAGGGTCAGCATGCAGGAACAGGTGCTGGATGTACCTTCCCAGGAAGTGATTACCAAGGACAATGCCATGGTCCGCGCCGATGGCGTGGTTTTTTTCCAGGTTCTGGATGCGGCCAAGGCCACGTATGAAGTCCATGACATGGTTCTGGCCATCCTGAATCTGACCATGACCAACCTGAGGACGGTTATGGGGTCCCTCGACCTGGACGAGCTTCTGTCCCAGCGTGACCAGATCAACACCAGGCTGCTGACGGTGGTGGATGAGGCGACGACACCCTGGGGGATCAAGATCACCCGTATCGAAATCAAGGATATCGAGCCGCCGCGTGACATCATTGATGCCATGGCCCGCCAGATGAAAGCAGAACGCGAAAAACGCGCCAATATTCTGGAGGCGGAAGGCGTCCGTCAATCTGAAATCCTCAGGGCCGAAGGGGAAAAACAGTCTGCCATCCTGGAAGCAGAAGGCCGCCGGGAGGCTGCATTCCGCGACGCCGAAGCCCGCGAACGTGAGGCCGAGGCGGAAGCCAAGGCGACCCAAATGGTGTCCGATGCCATCGCCAAGGGCGACCCGCAGGCGATCAATTACTTCGTCGCCCAGAAATATGTGGAAACTCTCAGCGACTTTGCCCGCTCCCCCAACGAGAAGCTGGTCTTCATGCCGCTTGAAGCTTCCGGCGTGATCGGCGCCCTGGGCGGGATGACGGAAATGCTGAGCGGGCTCAAGGACGGACCGAAACCTGCGGGCGGGCGCGGTCGCGTGCCCAATGCGGGCTAG
- a CDS encoding NfeD family protein, protein MFEDFVFNHWLWFVAALALIGFEVAMPGVVFMWLAIASAIVGFVVLAMPDMSWEMQFVVFSVLSVVSVFVGRSYLKKHPLETQDATLNRRGAQYVGHNYTLVSDMENGEGKIKIGDTLWKVRGEFAGKSGQVVHVTGTDGVILMVSEQPS, encoded by the coding sequence ATGTTCGAGGATTTCGTCTTTAATCACTGGCTCTGGTTTGTGGCGGCTCTGGCGCTGATCGGCTTCGAAGTCGCCATGCCGGGGGTGGTCTTTATGTGGCTGGCCATTGCCAGCGCTATCGTCGGGTTCGTCGTACTTGCCATGCCGGATATGAGCTGGGAAATGCAGTTTGTGGTTTTCTCCGTCCTGTCGGTTGTCAGCGTTTTTGTCGGCCGCAGCTACCTGAAGAAGCATCCGCTGGAGACGCAGGATGCGACCCTGAACCGGCGGGGTGCGCAATATGTCGGCCACAACTATACCCTGGTGTCCGACATGGAAAATGGCGAGGGCAAGATCAAGATCGGTGACACCCTGTGGAAGGTGCGCGGCGAATTTGCCGGCAAATCCGGCCAGGTGGTGCATGTCACCGGAACGGACGGGGTTATTCTCATGGTCTCGGAACAGCCGTCATGA
- a CDS encoding GNAT family N-acetyltransferase yields MTGAVLRPGTPGDIPTLLGFIRELADYEGELHKVEATEEGLRHHLFGPEPKSKTLIVELEGKPVGSVFYFYFFATYRGRPGIYLEDIYLQPGVRGRGIGKQIFRHLAREVKDSGGYFLRWWVENKNTSGIGFYEALGSRREKQHTIYHLEDESLERLLEE; encoded by the coding sequence ATGACCGGCGCTGTTCTGCGTCCCGGAACGCCCGGGGATATTCCGACGCTGCTCGGATTTATCCGCGAACTTGCCGACTATGAGGGGGAGTTGCACAAGGTGGAGGCCACGGAAGAAGGGCTTCGTCACCACCTGTTCGGCCCGGAGCCGAAATCAAAGACCCTTATCGTGGAACTGGAAGGAAAACCGGTTGGCTCTGTTTTCTATTTTTACTTTTTCGCCACCTATCGGGGACGGCCGGGTATCTATCTGGAAGACATTTATTTGCAGCCTGGCGTGCGCGGGCGGGGAATCGGCAAGCAGATTTTCAGGCATCTGGCCCGGGAGGTGAAGGACTCCGGCGGATATTTCCTGCGCTGGTGGGTCGAAAATAAAAATACAAGCGGGATCGGGTTTTATGAAGCCCTGGGATCCCGGCGCGAAAAACAGCACACCATCTATCATCTGGAAGATGAAAGTCTGGAACGTTTGCTGGAGGAGTGA
- a CDS encoding PAS domain-containing protein produces the protein MVTSTEKHNASSQNSNKESHFLLEEAPLMDPSRIRNARLREILDFWEAHKRGDDVPLWKTFNPMEFPDMLPTISVFSNEGTAEEPDYLLRVEGERSAEIMGLPTSMTSVSKLHSYFSNTKLGEQLDIMARHKRPIYFIRNLGWKDHRDYINYEILSLPFATEADGPVDRFLSVKIFTPRD, from the coding sequence ATGGTAACGAGTACCGAGAAACACAACGCCAGCAGTCAAAACAGCAACAAGGAGTCACACTTCCTCCTTGAAGAAGCTCCTCTCATGGACCCTTCCCGGATTCGGAACGCTCGGCTGCGCGAGATACTGGACTTTTGGGAAGCGCATAAAAGAGGCGACGATGTACCTCTCTGGAAGACCTTCAATCCCATGGAATTTCCCGACATGCTGCCGACAATCAGCGTTTTCAGCAACGAGGGCACAGCGGAAGAACCCGATTACCTGCTCAGGGTCGAAGGTGAGAGAAGCGCAGAAATCATGGGATTGCCGACATCAATGACCAGTGTCAGCAAATTGCACTCTTACTTCAGCAATACAAAGCTCGGGGAACAACTGGATATAATGGCGCGTCATAAACGGCCAATCTATTTTATCCGCAACCTCGGCTGGAAGGACCATCGGGACTATATCAACTATGAAATCCTCTCCCTCCCCTTTGCCACCGAGGCAGACGGCCCCGTCGACAGGTTCCTGTCAGTAAAAATCTTCACGCCAAGAGACTGA
- a CDS encoding PAS domain-containing protein, whose amino-acid sequence MDHSKLVFPSREEETTNFVVAVENPLLDYSRVRSPRLREILDIWEAARAEGEVPAWSSFNPMAFPDLLPTISVFSNEGSPEKPDFLLRLEGDVSAELFNTPTSMTKVSEIESYAKNTWLHKHLNALIRNKKPIYIIRNLGWNNGRNYIEYEILALPFSNAGGNIVDRMVSFKIFHSGTL is encoded by the coding sequence GTGGACCATAGCAAACTTGTTTTTCCCTCCAGAGAGGAAGAAACCACCAACTTCGTCGTTGCCGTGGAAAATCCGCTGCTGGACTATTCCCGCGTTCGGTCCCCCCGTCTCAGGGAAATACTGGACATCTGGGAAGCCGCCCGGGCGGAAGGAGAAGTGCCGGCCTGGAGCAGCTTCAACCCCATGGCGTTCCCGGACCTGCTGCCCACCATCAGCGTTTTCAGCAACGAAGGCTCTCCCGAGAAGCCCGATTTCTTACTCAGGCTGGAGGGCGATGTAAGTGCCGAACTCTTCAATACCCCGACGTCCATGACCAAAGTGTCGGAGATCGAAAGTTATGCGAAAAACACCTGGCTTCATAAACACCTGAACGCCTTAATCCGGAACAAAAAACCCATCTATATTATCCGCAACCTCGGCTGGAACAACGGACGAAATTACATAGAATATGAAATCCTGGCTTTGCCATTTTCAAACGCAGGCGGTAATATCGTTGACAGAATGGTCTCCTTCAAAATCTTCCATTCCGGCACCCTGTAA
- a CDS encoding PAS domain-containing protein, whose protein sequence is MSNDSLIFPPTDSENQTHTILEDVPLTDLTRIRSKRLREIFHFWQDNLGVNRVPAWSTFDPMGFTDLLPAISVYSNEGTLEQPDFLLRLEGELSAKFFNVPTTMTKVSEIQTHKQKDYLVNHLATAIRQGEPSYIVRNLGWNKGRNYIEYEILSLPFDKNNNGIANKVLCAKVFRNKFSSLNS, encoded by the coding sequence ATGAGTAACGACAGTCTAATTTTTCCTCCAACAGATTCGGAAAACCAGACTCATACAATCCTGGAGGATGTTCCCCTGACCGACCTGACGCGGATCCGGTCAAAACGTCTTCGTGAAATATTTCATTTCTGGCAGGATAACCTCGGCGTGAACCGTGTTCCCGCGTGGTCGACCTTCGATCCCATGGGCTTTACCGACCTGTTGCCGGCCATCAGCGTCTACAGCAACGAAGGGACACTCGAACAACCGGATTTCCTGCTGCGGCTGGAAGGGGAATTGAGTGCGAAGTTTTTCAATGTCCCGACCACAATGACCAAAGTTTCGGAAATCCAGACCCACAAGCAGAAAGATTATCTGGTCAATCACCTGGCGACGGCGATCCGTCAGGGAGAACCCAGTTATATTGTGCGAAACCTGGGCTGGAACAAAGGCAGGAACTATATTGAGTATGAAATCCTCAGCCTGCCGTTTGACAAAAACAACAACGGGATTGCCAATAAAGTCCTTTGCGCCAAGGTGTTCCGAAACAAGTTCAGCTCGCTGAATTCCTGA
- a CDS encoding DUF3775 domain-containing protein — protein MTALNIDTVNYIISLAREVQQQAPEIIEEELAESHDSEFLTSDDIAQIADEGKMEDHAQDSTYQAFVAAVERMNEEERNELVALMWVGRGTYGKDEWDLAVEAAAEASNDHTADYMMRTPLLPDHLEEGLAQMEDLLEEE, from the coding sequence ATGACCGCACTGAATATCGATACCGTGAATTATATTATTTCTCTGGCCCGCGAGGTTCAGCAACAGGCCCCGGAAATAATCGAAGAGGAACTGGCTGAATCCCATGACAGCGAATTCCTGACCAGTGATGACATTGCCCAGATTGCTGATGAGGGCAAAATGGAAGACCATGCCCAGGACAGCACCTACCAGGCCTTTGTTGCTGCCGTCGAGCGCATGAATGAAGAAGAACGCAACGAACTCGTCGCTCTGATGTGGGTCGGCCGCGGCACTTATGGCAAGGACGAATGGGATCTGGCTGTGGAGGCAGCCGCCGAAGCATCCAATGACCATACGGCAGACTATATGATGCGCACCCCCCTGCTGCCTGATCATCTGGAAGAGGGGCTGGCCCAGATGGAAGACCTGCTCGAGGAAGAATAA
- a CDS encoding glutathione S-transferase: MKYPVLYSFRRCPYAMRARLALAYTGVRCELREVVLRDKPQQLLDLSPKGTVPVLQLRDGRILEESFDILKWALSQNDPANWQQDMDRTEELVRDNDGPFKQALDKYKYASRHPEEPRTAYRARGEQFLAKLDHRLRQHDFLLGDKPAAVDIAIFPFIRQFAFVDKDWFDQSPYEALNNWLKYHLESPLFHRVMKKYSQWQPDQPPIFFPD; encoded by the coding sequence ATGAAATATCCCGTCCTCTATAGTTTCCGGCGCTGCCCCTACGCCATGCGCGCCCGGCTGGCACTGGCTTATACCGGTGTTCGCTGCGAGCTGCGGGAAGTTGTCCTGCGTGATAAGCCGCAACAGCTGCTGGACCTTTCGCCCAAGGGCACCGTGCCGGTGCTGCAGCTGCGCGACGGCCGCATCCTGGAAGAAAGCTTCGATATCCTGAAATGGGCATTGTCGCAGAATGATCCCGCAAATTGGCAGCAGGACATGGACAGGACGGAAGAGCTGGTCCGGGACAATGACGGGCCTTTCAAGCAGGCGCTGGACAAATATAAATATGCCAGCCGTCATCCGGAGGAACCCCGGACTGCCTACCGGGCGCGGGGAGAGCAATTCCTGGCGAAATTGGATCATCGGCTCCGCCAGCATGACTTCCTGCTTGGCGACAAACCGGCCGCCGTCGACATTGCCATCTTTCCTTTCATCCGCCAGTTTGCCTTCGTCGACAAGGACTGGTTTGATCAAAGCCCCTATGAGGCGCTGAATAATTGGCTGAAATATCACCTGGAAAGTCCTCTGTTCCACAGGGTCATGAAAAAATATTCACAATGGCAGCCGGACCAGCCGCCCATATTTTTTCCTGACTGA
- a CDS encoding DUF4870 domain-containing protein has translation MNEKTSTGIEENVAGLLCYLLGWISGLIFFLIEKENQTVRFHAMQSIVTFGGLNIIYILLMVSVIGIPLMPIVGLIGLAAWIILMIKAFQGEKFKFPITGNLAEKWVKDVKL, from the coding sequence ATGAATGAGAAAACGAGTACCGGTATCGAGGAAAATGTTGCGGGTCTTTTATGTTATTTGCTGGGCTGGATCAGCGGACTGATTTTCTTTCTGATCGAAAAGGAAAACCAGACGGTCAGATTTCACGCCATGCAGTCCATCGTTACGTTCGGTGGCCTGAACATCATCTATATCCTGTTGATGGTTTCCGTGATCGGAATACCTTTGATGCCGATTGTGGGGTTGATTGGGCTTGCAGCCTGGATCATTCTGATGATCAAGGCCTTTCAGGGAGAAAAATTTAAATTTCCCATTACCGGCAATCTTGCAGAAAAATGGGTAAAAGACGTAAAACTCTGA
- a CDS encoding GNAT family N-acetyltransferase, which translates to MIRRKVFIEEQDVSEEEEMDGLDDQADQYLLTVNGNPAATARVRFPDQHKGKVERVAVLKEFRGLHLGEKLMERIIEDISVREGIREILLAAQTQVIGFYGKLGFEAFGEEFLDANIPHYWMTRPPLGRRK; encoded by the coding sequence ATGATCCGGCGCAAGGTCTTTATCGAAGAACAAGACGTTTCGGAAGAAGAGGAAATGGACGGCCTCGACGACCAGGCTGATCAGTATCTTCTGACCGTCAATGGAAACCCGGCCGCCACGGCCCGGGTCCGCTTTCCCGACCAACATAAGGGCAAGGTGGAACGGGTGGCCGTCCTGAAAGAATTTCGCGGCCTGCATCTCGGGGAAAAACTAATGGAGCGGATCATCGAAGATATCTCCGTGCGTGAAGGGATCAGGGAAATCCTGTTGGCCGCCCAGACACAGGTCATCGGCTTTTATGGAAAGCTCGGTTTTGAAGCCTTTGGGGAAGAATTCCTCGACGCCAATATTCCCCATTACTGGATGACGCGGCCGCCGCTGGGACGCCGAAAATGA
- the thiE gene encoding thiamine phosphate synthase, with translation MADTRLYLISPPRIDTEAFAAQLTEALEGGDVASFQLRLKGIPDVDIERAARVLMPICHKYDVAFLINDNPKLVRRLKADGVHVGQGDTPYAAAREIVGPDAIVGVTCHNSRHLAMEAGEAGADYVAFGAFFPTNTKDVSHQADREILSWWTELFEVPCVAIGGITVENCRELIEAGADFIAVSGGVWNHPDGPREAVRQFNQIIQEV, from the coding sequence ATGGCAGACACACGGCTTTATCTGATCTCTCCGCCCCGCATCGATACGGAGGCTTTTGCCGCCCAGCTGACTGAGGCGCTGGAAGGCGGGGATGTGGCAAGTTTCCAGTTGCGCCTGAAAGGCATCCCCGATGTGGATATCGAGCGGGCCGCCAGGGTGCTGATGCCTATCTGCCATAAATATGATGTGGCCTTCCTGATCAACGACAATCCCAAACTGGTCCGTCGCCTGAAAGCAGACGGCGTTCATGTCGGACAGGGGGATACGCCCTATGCGGCCGCTCGCGAAATTGTCGGCCCCGACGCCATCGTCGGCGTGACCTGCCACAACAGCCGCCATCTTGCCATGGAGGCCGGGGAGGCCGGCGCCGACTATGTGGCCTTCGGCGCCTTTTTCCCCACCAACACCAAGGACGTCAGCCACCAGGCAGACAGGGAAATCCTGAGTTGGTGGACTGAACTGTTTGAAGTGCCCTGCGTCGCTATCGGCGGCATTACGGTGGAAAATTGCCGGGAACTGATCGAAGCCGGGGCTGATTTCATCGCCGTGTCCGGCGGGGTATGGAACCACCCGGACGGTCCGCGCGAGGCCGTCCGCCAGTTCAACCAAATCATTCAGGAGGTCTGA
- a CDS encoding cation:proton antiporter: protein MEEHYHALTYLASVLAAAFVGGAVFKKLKQPVMIGYIIVGLVLGPSVFGLVGSREEVSLLAELGILLLLFVAGMELDLNNFKSVSKISLITCGAQIILGLAVMFILGWLFGWPLNRSVLMGFAVALSSTAVALKILEDMNLKETTIGHSSLGILIAQDLAVIPMILIIGAMNTAEGFNYWGMARLVIAVVLMGGLMYVLTRKPRAFLRLWARFERIKGEAMQGQAAITALAFCFTASAVAGFFGLSAAYGAFLAGIVLGHTMNRHELEEHTRPIFDVMIMVFFLSIGLLIDLQFLWDHLLAALTVLFLTMCLKTIANVAILRWQGMDKSEAYMTGAVLAQVGEFSFILAAMGLGAGTIDNDSYKYVVAVITLSLLFTPLWLYLVKRNENLPQLELALLADQIKKLTFNGHNGDVRRRGNKDQNEPPASDNTPD from the coding sequence ATGGAAGAGCATTATCACGCGCTCACCTATCTTGCCAGCGTGCTGGCGGCGGCCTTTGTCGGCGGCGCCGTGTTCAAGAAGCTGAAACAGCCGGTGATGATCGGCTATATCATCGTCGGCCTGGTGCTCGGCCCCTCCGTGTTCGGCCTGGTCGGCAGCCGCGAGGAAGTCTCCCTGCTGGCGGAGCTGGGCATCCTGCTGCTGCTGTTTGTCGCCGGCATGGAACTGGACCTCAACAATTTCAAATCGGTGTCAAAAATTTCCCTGATCACCTGCGGCGCGCAGATCATCCTCGGGCTCGCGGTCATGTTCATCCTCGGCTGGCTGTTCGGCTGGCCGCTCAACCGCTCGGTGCTGATGGGCTTTGCCGTGGCCCTGAGCTCCACCGCCGTGGCGCTCAAGATCCTCGAGGACATGAACCTCAAGGAGACCACCATCGGCCACTCCAGCCTCGGCATCCTGATCGCCCAGGACCTGGCCGTAATCCCCATGATCCTGATCATCGGCGCCATGAATACCGCCGAAGGGTTCAATTACTGGGGCATGGCGCGGCTGGTGATCGCCGTCGTGCTGATGGGCGGCCTGATGTATGTGCTGACCCGGAAGCCGCGGGCGTTCCTCCGCCTCTGGGCCCGGTTCGAGCGCATCAAGGGCGAGGCCATGCAGGGACAGGCAGCCATCACGGCGCTCGCCTTCTGCTTTACCGCCTCGGCCGTGGCCGGCTTTTTCGGCCTGTCGGCCGCTTACGGCGCCTTCCTGGCCGGGATTGTGCTGGGCCATACCATGAACCGGCACGAGCTGGAGGAGCATACCCGGCCGATCTTTGACGTGATGATCATGGTGTTTTTCCTGTCCATCGGCCTGCTGATCGACCTGCAGTTCCTGTGGGACCACCTGCTGGCGGCGCTGACCGTTCTGTTCCTGACCATGTGCCTGAAAACCATCGCCAATGTGGCGATCCTGCGCTGGCAGGGCATGGACAAGAGCGAAGCCTATATGACCGGCGCCGTGCTGGCCCAGGTCGGCGAGTTTTCCTTTATCCTCGCCGCCATGGGCCTGGGCGCCGGCACCATCGACAATGACAGCTACAAATATGTGGTCGCCGTCATCACCCTCAGCCTGTTGTTTACCCCGCTGTGGCTCTATCTGGTCAAGCGCAATGAGAACCTGCCGCAGCTTGAGCTGGCCCTGCTCGCCGACCAGATCAAAAAACTGACCTTCAACGGTCACAATGGTGACGTTCGCCGGAGAGGTAACAAGGATCAAAACGAGCCACCGGCCTCCGACAACACACCCGACTAA